GCGATCCAGGCCCTCATTCACGGCTCGACAGCGTCCGGGATCGAACCAATCAGGACCCACCTTTCGGGAATCTACGGGACGAAGCCCGGAGAGATGTTTGCGGACCAGTGGTACGGGTTCATCGCCGGGGTCCTGCACGAGGCCGTGGATCATTTGGATGCCGGCGGCAAAAACCAGTCGGAGCGGATCGACAGAATCGTTACCAGCAGATGGGTCGGGTTCCCGATCTTTCTTGCCGTGATGTATCTGATCTTCCAGATCGTGTTCGCCGTCGGCGCTCCGATCATGGACCTGATCGACGAAGGCTTTGCACTGCTCGCCGAGTTCGCCTCGGCGGGCCTTGCCGATATCGCCGCACCCGACTGGGTCGCTTCGCTGATCTGCGACGGAATCATCGGCGGGGTGGGGTCGGTCGTGATATTCCTGCCGAATATCTTCCTCCTGTTCCTGCTTCTCGCGATCCTCGAGGATTCGGGATACCTCGCACGGGTTGCCGTGATCATGGACCGGGTCATGCACAAACTCGGTCTGCACGGAAAATCCTTCATCCCGATGATCCTCGGATTCGGGTGCAGCGTGCCGGCGATCATGGCGACCAGAACACTGGAGACAAACCGCGAACGGTTCTTAACGATCCTGATCACGCCGTATATGTCCTGCGGGGCACGGCTGCCCGTGTATCTTCTGCTGGTTGGGATCTTCTTCGCGGCGGAAGTCCAGGGACTCGTGATGTTTTCCCTGTATCTGCTGGGAATCCTGGTTGCGCTGATCTGCGGCCTTCTGCTTCGAAAGACGCTCTTTAAGGGCGGGTCGTCGGCCTTCGTTCTGGAGATGCCGCCTTACCGGATCCCGACGATCAAAGGCGTGCTGATCCATGCAGGCGAACGTTCCTGGGAGTTCCTGCGCAAAGCCGGCGTGATCATCTTCCCGGCGGTTCTGATGATGTGGCTTCTTGCTTCTCTGCCGTTCGGCGTCGAGTATGCCTCATCGGATTCTCTGATAGGGATCGCCGGGTCAACGATCGCCCCGATCTTTGCACCG
The sequence above is a segment of the uncultured Methanocorpusculum sp. genome. Coding sequences within it:
- the feoB gene encoding ferrous iron transport protein B; protein product: MTPQISAWPPYEKKITVVLAGNPNCGKTTLFNNLTGMRHHVGNWPGKTVTVEKKEGRIVYDDTTLEIVDLPGTYSLNGRSLEEEIAVGYLLNETPDVVVNIADAAHLERNLYVTLQLIELGVPMILVLNMNRYADAEGVVINKKLLCEMLGIPVVQIEAIDETGKDDLIKAILSLPAPPEKTIRYDHELEEHILDATKITGSRWSAIQALIHGSTASGIEPIRTHLSGIYGTKPGEMFADQWYGFIAGVLHEAVDHLDAGGKNQSERIDRIVTSRWVGFPIFLAVMYLIFQIVFAVGAPIMDLIDEGFALLAEFASAGLADIAAPDWVASLICDGIIGGVGSVVIFLPNIFLLFLLLAILEDSGYLARVAVIMDRVMHKLGLHGKSFIPMILGFGCSVPAIMATRTLETNRERFLTILITPYMSCGARLPVYLLLVGIFFAAEVQGLVMFSLYLLGILVALICGLLLRKTLFKGGSSAFVLEMPPYRIPTIKGVLIHAGERSWEFLRKAGVIIFPAVLMMWLLASLPFGVEYASSDSLIGIAGSTIAPIFAPLGFGFAEAGVAILMGLLAKEVVVGAFGTLYGVGEEGLGDVLMNVFTPLSAYSFMVFILLYMPCLAAMFTIRQETRSWKMTGLAAVGMCAVAWVAAFVVYQGGVVLGFG